A region of Lentisphaerota bacterium DNA encodes the following proteins:
- a CDS encoding hydroxyacid dehydrogenase, whose amino-acid sequence MNSDAVAQTRPRRVAVWLRSAVPAFALTAAQADRLRRVLPGATVTVYDAEDAFARGLADAEMGIAWRFRQAWIDAAPRLQWLATPAAGHDYFQLTLRPGIRVTYGTFHGTLIAETVVAMVLGESRGLMEGIRRQTLGEIWPREALAPRLRSVRGTHAVIIGFGRIGEWVGRLLKPFGIRVTGIRRTPEADPRPFWMGPEDRILPVSHLNAELADADHVILVLPRSFETDRLMDAERLALMPPQAVLYNVGRGNAVDEDALSRALREGRMRAACLDVFSREPVPADSPLLQTPNLYRMPHLAAVAPEYLDHYIDELAGLWRVRCGP is encoded by the coding sequence CCTCGGCGGGTTGCGGTCTGGTTGCGTTCGGCCGTTCCCGCATTCGCGCTGACAGCCGCGCAGGCTGATCGATTGCGGCGGGTGCTACCGGGCGCGACGGTGACGGTGTATGACGCCGAGGATGCGTTCGCGCGTGGGCTGGCCGACGCCGAGATGGGGATAGCCTGGCGTTTCCGTCAGGCGTGGATCGACGCCGCGCCCCGCCTTCAGTGGCTGGCCACGCCAGCGGCAGGGCATGATTATTTCCAGTTGACACTCCGACCGGGGATCCGGGTGACCTACGGAACGTTCCATGGAACCCTCATCGCCGAGACCGTGGTGGCCATGGTGCTGGGTGAAAGCCGCGGACTGATGGAGGGTATCAGGCGGCAGACGTTGGGTGAAATCTGGCCGCGCGAGGCCCTCGCACCCCGCCTGAGGAGCGTACGCGGGACGCATGCCGTGATCATTGGCTTCGGTCGGATTGGCGAATGGGTGGGACGACTCCTGAAACCGTTTGGTATTCGCGTGACAGGCATTCGGCGCACCCCAGAGGCCGACCCCAGGCCATTCTGGATGGGACCGGAGGATCGCATTCTCCCCGTCTCACACCTGAATGCGGAGCTGGCGGATGCCGATCATGTGATCCTCGTGTTGCCGCGTAGCTTTGAGACTGACCGTCTGATGGACGCTGAAAGACTGGCGCTGATGCCTCCGCAGGCGGTTCTCTACAACGTTGGGCGCGGCAATGCGGTCGATGAGGACGCCTTGTCGCGGGCGCTGCGCGAGGGACGGATGCGCGCCGCCTGCCTCGATGTCTTCAGCCGCGAGCCAGTGCCCGCCGATTCGCCGCTGCTACAGACACCCAACCTGTACCGAATGCCCCACCTGGCCGCCGTCGCTCCGGAATACCTCGATCACTATATCGATGAGCTTGCCGGGTTATGGCGGGTCCGATGCGGGCCGTGA